The Pseudomonas sp. LFM046 region CTATGCCCGTGTGCTGAAGAACGCGTGCAAGGCCCGGCATCGGGTAGACGTTCTGCCTAACGCGTTTGATCCGGCGCCTGGGCCACCTTCTGCAGACTTCGCCATCCTGGTGGACGGGGAGCCAGATACCGCACGTTGGGTCCAAAATGGTCCGCCACATCCTCACCTGAGTTCTGTCTCGGTGTACGACGTTGCCTGTGCCAACGACTACATCGATGCCGAAGGCGTTCCCGCCTTTCAACCCTATGGGTTGCCGCATCTGACACGTCTGGTCGCGCTACAGCGCGACCTCCAGGCCCGCATCAATAGCGAGCGTGGCGCGCTTGCGCTGGATCCCCGGCAGTTCGAGCCGTTGAAGGGGGAGACTGAGGTTGGCCGTTTCATTGCCAACCTGGGAGAAAGCTCCGACCTGACAGTTCTAGCTCAGCTGGGTACGGTCAGTGACGCGGAAGCCCAGCGGTTGACGTTTCTCAAGCAGACACTGCTAGAAACTGATCCTGGGCCCAAGGCGCTGGCCCTGGAGCGCCTGGCCACTCGTTTGGACCAGGCACAGCAACGCGCTGCGGCTGCCCAACGCTGGGTGAGCGACCGGGCCATCACGCGTGCGAAAGAGTTGCTCGACGCCGAAAAAGCGGCCAACTTCGCTATGACCCTGGCGCAAGCCCGGCTTCACGGCACTGTCGTGCAGCCGGGAGCACCAGCTTTCCAAGGGGCCGCACCCGTCGTCCCCTTACTGGACGGGACCGGGAATGCACTCTGGCAATCCCTTTACCGCGCCGCAGAGGCATTCTCACAGCAGTCAGCGTACCCTGATCACCCATTTCCGCACCTCAATGCCGATGCGCACTGTGTGCTCTGCCAACAACCTTATGTGGCCGATGCCGCCGAGCGCATGCGTAGATTTGCGGCCTTCGTCGCCGATAGCGCGACTGCCGAAGCCCAGGCTGCGTACAACGCGCGACAGGAGGCTCTCGGCAGGGTAAAAGCCGTTGATCTCAGTGTGCTGGACGAGCCGACGCTGGCTGATGTGCGGGAGCGCTTGCCCGAGCTGCATACAGCAGTAACGCAAGCGACGTCGGCATGGGCAGCTCGGCATGCCTGGGTGACTCAGGCATTGGAGTCCGGCAATTGGCCCGCCGAGGTCGAGGCACTGTCGCCCGAGACCAACTTGGACCAGTCATTCGCTGCCAGTGCCGCCGCGCTGCGAGCCGACGCCAACACCTTACGAACTTCGGCCGATCCTGCGGTACGTCAGGCATTGACAATAGAACGGGCGGGACTGGAGGCGCGGCAGCTGCTTACGGGGCACCGCGCCGCCGTGGAGCGTTTTGTTCAGGACAGCCGGACCCACCAGAAACTGAGTCGATGCCATGCCGCCCTTAACCCACAGGCCGTGTCGCGCAAGCTGACAGCACTCGCCACGACGCATGTCACCGATGCACTGGCAGCCGCTATGAATGCGGAACTGAAAGCCTTGGGCTATCGGCGCCGGGTGAAACCAGAGCTGACCGGCCGCACAGACCTCGGCCTGACCAAGGTCACGCTTCGGCTCAGCGACATTACCCTGAAGGCCTCCAAGGTGCTGTCCGAAGGTGAGCAACGGGCGATGGGATTGGCCATGTTCCTCGCCGAGATCGAATCACAGCCCCATACATCCACGGTCGTGTTTGACGACCCCTCCACCTCACTGGACCACGTTTACCGTCGGGCCATTGCCCGGCGGTTGGTCGCGATGGCAGCCACGCGCCAGGTACTGGTGTTCACCCACGACGCGGTGTTCTTGACCGAACTCGCCATGGCGCTCCAGCAGGCTGATCGCCCCGCCAGTTACAAGACGATCAGTTGGGATGAAGCGCCCGGGTTAGTGAGCGATGGGCTGACCTGGGCCACGATGGACACCAAGACCCGCCTGGCTGATCTGCGGGCGCGGACAAAAGCGCTGAACGCCGATCTTCGTGAGTACCCGGCTGATGAAATTGAGCGCCAGATCTCAGCCGGTTACACCAGCCTCAGAGGGACGATCGAGCGAGCGATTCGTGAGGTTTTCCTGAACAACACGGTCCAGCCGTTCAGTGACGTCGTCAGCGTTGATTCGTTCGGTGCCGTGGTGGGGCACCCTCAGGACGAGTGGGAGGCGTTGCAGGCCGCCTATGCTCGGGCCTGCGAGGCGACCGAGGCTCACGATACCCCCGGGGAACGTCAACTCCCGCTGCCACCGCGTGAGGACCTGCTCCGCGACATCGCCTTGGTCGTTGACCTGGTTGACCGTGCGACGGCACGTCGTAAGGCCTACGAGACTCAGCGCGGTGAGCGGACGGTTCAACGCAAGAAGGTTTTCGGCGGCTAGTCCTCCCGAGCGCAAGCCGAACGCTGTTCGGGGCTCGGCTTGTGCGAAGGCGAGGCTGGGTCACTGCTCGCGGTCGGGCGCAAGATTGACCAAGGGCGTGAGGCAGGCCTGGGCTGAGCGAACCCATGCAGCCAGCGCCTCAAGGTCCAGTTGCACGGATTCCGCTTCGGCCCAGATACAAGCCCCCTCGGTGGGCACTGCCGGGGCGACGCCCTCGACAATGGTCAGCGCCATCGCGTGAAGCCTCAGCAACTCGTCGCGCAATGCGATCGCGCCCTGGATTGAAATCCCGTCTATTTTTAGTTTTCGGTTTGCTTTCGTGGAGGCTTTGCCAATGCGTATCCAAACGATCAGCTACCTCAAGCAGCATGCGGCAACGCTGGATCTCGACGAACCGCTTTGCATCACTCAGAACGGCCTTTCCACGATGGTCGTCCAATCCTACGAGCAGTATCAACAAACCCAGGAGGCCATCGCACTGGTGAAGCTGCTCAGCAAGGGTGACAAAGACCTCGAGAGCGGCCAACTCTTTACCGGCGACGAACTCCTGCAGAAACTGGCGAGTCGAACCCCTCGCACTAACAACTCAGGCCTCTGAAAAGGAAGCCGGAACCGGTTGCTTTCGACCAAAAGTCGGCCGTCGAGAGGCCACTTGTCGATCAACCAGCAGTTTTCAGGCAAAACAAACCCCCTGGTGCGCAGTACGGAATAAACTCCGCCCGAGGCGTGGGGGTTATGGTCGAGCGCTAAGCCTATTCTGATATCGCCGTAGGGGTCAATCCGTGCCCACCGGCAGCTAGCCCCGTTGATCTAGCCACAGCCATTATGGTGGGTAGATCGCGCCCTTAAGGCGGCCCGGTAGCAGGAACAACGAAGAGCGTCCTAGGAGGCTTCAAATCCTAAGGCTCTTAGCTCCTCAGCGACCCTCCGTAACAGTCCATCAGCAGTCATCTCATCTTTGAGCAAGTACGCGGCTGCCAAGAGAGACACTGGGTGCGTCCCCAAAAGCTCACACAGCTCGGCAAGCTTCTCCAGCGTAGGAGATTGAAGGCCTCGCTCCAAGGCGCTCATGTAGGTACGACTGCTAATTGCAGAAAAATCGACCTGCGTTTTACCGGCAGCCGCACGTGATCGCTTGAG contains the following coding sequences:
- a CDS encoding type II toxin-antitoxin system Phd/YefM family antitoxin, with product MRIQTISYLKQHAATLDLDEPLCITQNGLSTMVVQSYEQYQQTQEAIALVKLLSKGDKDLESGQLFTGDELLQKLASRTPRTNNSGL
- a CDS encoding AAA family ATPase; translation: MALLDEIVGWAGGLRPWQQEALRRIFTRPELSQADIDAVLQLVREQEGDGTAPAELRPFTTDDVPGTGSGATVRLAGLSGLDQVNGFPSGRAFDLAPEGMTILFGHNGAGKSGYARVLKNACKARHRVDVLPNAFDPAPGPPSADFAILVDGEPDTARWVQNGPPHPHLSSVSVYDVACANDYIDAEGVPAFQPYGLPHLTRLVALQRDLQARINSERGALALDPRQFEPLKGETEVGRFIANLGESSDLTVLAQLGTVSDAEAQRLTFLKQTLLETDPGPKALALERLATRLDQAQQRAAAAQRWVSDRAITRAKELLDAEKAANFAMTLAQARLHGTVVQPGAPAFQGAAPVVPLLDGTGNALWQSLYRAAEAFSQQSAYPDHPFPHLNADAHCVLCQQPYVADAAERMRRFAAFVADSATAEAQAAYNARQEALGRVKAVDLSVLDEPTLADVRERLPELHTAVTQATSAWAARHAWVTQALESGNWPAEVEALSPETNLDQSFAASAAALRADANTLRTSADPAVRQALTIERAGLEARQLLTGHRAAVERFVQDSRTHQKLSRCHAALNPQAVSRKLTALATTHVTDALAAAMNAELKALGYRRRVKPELTGRTDLGLTKVTLRLSDITLKASKVLSEGEQRAMGLAMFLAEIESQPHTSTVVFDDPSTSLDHVYRRAIARRLVAMAATRQVLVFTHDAVFLTELAMALQQADRPASYKTISWDEAPGLVSDGLTWATMDTKTRLADLRARTKALNADLREYPADEIERQISAGYTSLRGTIERAIREVFLNNTVQPFSDVVSVDSFGAVVGHPQDEWEALQAAYARACEATEAHDTPGERQLPLPPREDLLRDIALVVDLVDRATARRKAYETQRGERTVQRKKVFGG
- a CDS encoding helix-turn-helix transcriptional regulator gives rise to the protein MELNLAVGKALKRSRAAAGKTQVDFSAISSRTYMSALERGLQSPTLEKLAELCELLGTHPVSLLAAAYLLKDEMTADGLLRRVAEELRALGFEAS